actgccaaagacgtctatagacgtcaattgcgttttttaacggagcgggctgggggacaatctagcggagttcgtcactaaatcttaggcttgtaaacactaaacagagaatatactggcaaaattacccgctaggtggcagcagtgccactttgcacaaaaaaagaaaaagcgtgttttctccgttttttgggtcaaacagctgattttggtgaaaccaacctatgttctactgtctattactaaaagactgaaaatggtagaaacaaacttttttttcctgatcaaagaagagagtctactctttcttttggtaatttcggtgtgtacatagtcataagacacacttttctgtgggtcttggaaaatcagtcaaaatactgaaaaacacttggcagtatgggtggctctgaactgaaaatggctggcagccaatgagttaaggtagaaatgttatatagtattgctttaacttcACCATCAGAACTGATAAATGAGCAGCTTGAATTACATTTACAATGACAAAGTACGTTGTGGCAGATTTTAGTGGAATTCTCAAGGCCTGTAACCCAACAagtgaaatgaatggaaatatttgaaattttttttttcactttgatttttgACTCggacatatacatatatatatatatatatatatatatatatatatatatatatatatatatatatatatatatatatatatatatgtatatgtattaaTAGTTTCTCTATTGAGTTTTTTTGTATTCTGTCATGCATTTGTAATTATGAGGAACATTGATGAAATGTTTTCCCCACAAAACAGATGGAGTTGCTCAATATTGAAGGAGAGATTCTCACAGAAGATGGTGGTGTCGTAAGAAGAATAAAGGGCAAAGGGGACGGTTACAGTAACCCCAATGAAGGAGGAACTGTCGACGGTAGCAATATTATCTTCCCACAGATAACTGTTGAAATTGCGCCAGTTGACAAATAGCTAGAAgatgaaataataaaatctgAGGATTAAAATGTGACATCTTTTCTACAGTGCACCTGGAGGGACGGTGTGATGGCCGATTGTTTGACTGCAGGGATGTCAGCTTTATAGTTGGACAAGGGGAAGATAAAGGCATTCCTCTGGGAGTGGACCGAGCTATGGACAAGATGCAAAGAGGAGAGTGCTGTTTACTTTACTTAAAACCAAAGTAAGTTACATGCAAATCTTGAAATGTGTGCAATATGTGTCTACTCTGTCAGTGTCCTTACAGTGACTTATTCTCTGTGTGCAATTTCTATATCAGTTGATATTGAATTCTCATCAGAAATTAAacccacatttttttaaatatcatctCTTGCTCTTTACCAACATCTTGCATTTTAGCAGCGCTGTTGCTACTACATTTAACTGTACATATTTAGAAAAAATGTGAGCAGTAAAATCATGGAGTCTTTAACAAATCTGCAGAAATTCTATAAAATAATGCACACTAATAAGCCATAACATTAAAGCCACTTTCAGGTGAAGTGAGAAACACTGCTCATCGTGTTAGTATTTTAATGTTCTGTTAGGAAAACCTGCATCATAGCATTCAGATGGATGCAATTTGGACACACCTTCCTATACATTTGGCAGACCAGTCAACCCCTAGTACTCGTCTATGAGCTTAAAACTCATCATTCTTGTAAGACATGCATGTTTATTGTCTTTTGTACCTGGATGTTAAGTGTTATTGCTAATAGTATGTTCTTCTATTCTTAgttgttgttcttttcttttttttacttatccCAGCTCCAAATTAATTCCAGATGATTTTTTCCagaatacccccccccccttaggGCAGTGGATTTGAAATATAAGTAAGACTGGCACAATGGTTGGAATAGTATATTGAACACATACGCACTACAACCTGAACCACACACTGTCATTCCCTGAATTAGACGTCTTATAAACATGGAGAAAAACATAGAAATTCAGATGAGTAACAGAAACACAAAGCACACGATGTACTTTCTCAAACCACGTAATATCAGTCCCTCATCCCTGCCCACTCCAGCCCTCCCCTTCAGTCACTTCAGGCAAAAGCATTACAAAGTAGTCTACTGGTGATTAAATACCAGGAATTCATTGCACACTAACGTCTGAAAACCTTGAGAAGATGCCAGATAATAGTCAACTAACAATGAAAGAaacctgaaagatgaacataaaCAACGAAAGGAACAAGTGCTTCTACAACTCAGATTGTAAAAATCCACATTTATCTTCAGAGTGGAACTGGTTGCAGTTGTTTATGCATGAATCAGAGCTATCCATTCCCACACAAGCAGCTCTATCTGTTTAGAAACTCTATTAAAGTGCCCAGATTTATGGTCTTCATTTTGTAGCATCTAGTTTGaaaatatatatgtgtatatgtgtatatcaCATACCACCATCTCTGTAATTCACGTCCATATGGAACCAACTGTGCGATGATGTCATGgaattatttttcctttttctattttttttgtcgtcATTATTTGCATGATATCTTAAAATTAAGAAATGATTAAGTACTTCTTTGTTGTATCTGACTGTTCTTCAATATTCTGGACAATGTTGTGGCTTTTACAGATATGGCTTTGGAAGCGAAGGTAAACCGGAGTACAAAATTGGACCAGACAAAGATATTCTGTATGAAGTAAGCCTCAAGGACTTTAAAAGGGTAAGCGCTAGTTTCAACTTTCCTTGGTTTAACTTTCTATTACATTAGATTTGAAAAGAACAAATGTTggagtttttttagttttatctcctattaaaataaattcaagcACACTTTGAACAAACTTGTAAATTCAGCTAATgactttaaacaaaaataaataaaataataaataaaaacaatgtttaCTCACCGAGTTTCACTGTGTTGGCACAAGGCTAAAGAATCCTGGGAAATGGACCTGGACGAAAAGCTGAATTTGGCCTTCGAAGTGAAAAATAAAGGGAATCAGTATTTTAAGGTAAAGTTTACATATCGATCATTTATCATAAATGCTTTTTTCTTGTTCGTATCTTCACAGTTTGTTATTATATTACATAATTAGGCAGGACGGTACCACCAGGCAGTCATCCAGTATCAGCGCATCATTTCCTGGTTGGAGATGGAGTGTGGTTTTGGGATAGAGCAACAGAAGAAgataaatgactttgttttgaCAGCCCACCTCAATTTGGCATTATGTTTCCTACGTCTAAAAGAGTTCTCACAAGCTGTGGAAAACTGCAACAAGGTGAGCTGCATGGCCCTGATGACATATCCATCCCTCGCTGTAGCTGCTGAATGTTTGGTTTatactgtgtgtttaactgCTACTGAAATGTACTGTTCCATTGTGCGTATGTGCGTGTGTTTGCGTAAGGTAATTGATCTGGATGACAGTAATGAGAAGGCTCTGTTTCGCCGCGGGGAGGCCAGGCTCTTCCGCAACGAGTTCAGCCTGGCCATGGCAGACTTTCAGAAAGTGCTGCGAGTCAACCCCTCAAATCGAGCAGCTCTTGCTCAGATTTCTATCTGCCAGAGCAGGATTAAGGAACATCATGAACAGGACAAAAAGATCTATGCCAACATGTTCCAGAAATTTGCCGAGCGAGACAACAAGGTCTGTGAACCCACTATTCTTGTCTAAATATAGTTCAACAGTCACCCTCtcctgtttttatcttttttttctatccttttctgtttttctttttttttctatttttgtttcctttcctttttcttttcttgtctctgttgtgccattttttttagatgttttttgtcCATGTCTTTACATACAAAATAATTGAAGATtcataaatttaaatttaataaAACTAATATGAGTATTTAAAACACTTAGTTCCCAAtgcacccacccacccacacacacacacacacacacacacacacacacacacacacacacacacacacacactgacattaAGTAGCTGAAATAGTATGTAGTGTAATAAAGAATAACTACTTGAGAGAACCCTTTGTTTCCTGGAGTTTTATGACCTTTTAAAGGAGTACCTGACTGAttcctgtatttattttatggTTTTAGGTACATTCTGATGGTAAACTGTACTGACATGTTCAGTATTATACTGACCTCTAGTGTTACGTCAGATTTTCTCACCTTCATATGAGGATAACAATGAAATGAAGGATTATAATGAAAATATGtgtattttacagttttttttcctttactaaTCTCAGAAGCAGTTTTAGACATTATCATGAAATAGACAAACTTATGAAGAGTTCTTATTTTAATGATCCATCTCAGAATGCAAGCTTTCTTCTAGACGGCTGTAGTCTTTTGTGCTTCATCTGAAACACTGTGTCTTCTGAACAGACTGGGAAGACGAAGAGGAGGCGGGATGAAAGCACGAGGACCAGCATGAACGGTGAAGTTGGCATTAAACGACGGCGGAGGAGTCAAGACTATCCGTCATAACGGTGACATTTGAAAGGGGGAAGACAAAGCTTCCCGTCCAGGGAGCAGAGGCTGGATTGAAGTTGAAAAAAAGCCTCTTCTCCAAACCTCTTTATCCCAAAATTCAGCATGACCATTCCTGCATATAAAGCGGAGAGTGAGCAGGGATGTTTGAGAGCCAAACAGCATATCCCCTGTCACGTGGACTGTTGAACTGCTAGGACATTCCTCCCTGTGGAGATTGTACTACAGATTCACTATGTGAAGATTGATGAACACTTCTGGCCCAAGCTtttagctgtaaaaaaaaaaaaaattgtttaatttcCTCTAAAACACTGAAGAATCCCATATTCTTTGTCAATTGGCAACTGTGTGGAGTTGACATGTGCCTCCATAGTGTGTTTCTGATTCCAAGACAGCACTCTATGGTTTTCAACCTCTGGCTTGTATTTGGTATTAAGCCTTTTTCAGGGCAGCTGCATGCATGTATCATGAGGTATTTGGGATTCAGACTTGAAACTTTGCTAAGTTTTACATGTGCAATATGTTTTTTGGATAGGCGTAACAAGTCCGAATAGCTCAAAAGACAATAAATGATACATTTCTCCTTTGCCCACGACTTAGTGTTAGTTCCCAATGATTAATTAGCGTGAAAGCATTtacagaaacatgtttttatttagatttgggaaaaaatggaaaaactaCAAATGAAAGACTTCCAGAAGTCACATGAATAGGATGTTTTACCATTGTTATAAATCCCTGACACACACCCTACGTTTTCACCAAACAACAAAAGCAGAGTCTGAACAAAAAGCACATATTACAGGTACCAAAACTGTACAAAAACATTAGAAACTGTTGTAATTTTAAAACTGGGGCAAATTCATAATTCACTATAATCAGTGACATTTTTGGCtccagacctttttttttcGGAACCCAAACGGATGTTTGGAGTAGTTTCTTCCATAAAAACCAGATGGTCATGTACTAAAATACCATATAACTTGGACATTCATGCTGAAATTGTTCTTTTTTACCTATTCGATGTGTTGGTCAGAATATACAGACAGTTTGTTTCACGAAAATCGGGTCTGGTCTTGTAGTTAATCAAACAAAGGATGCCAGGCATGTGGGAGTAATGAACTCTGGGGACTGTTTACATTTCAAACAGGTGGCATCTGCAAAAAGTTTGATAAGATAAAAACTACAAAAGATGAAACATGTTGAGCTGTTGAGTTGTTTGTGCAGCACATCATGGTGATGCAGTGGTAaacactgttgcctcacagcgagaAGGTTCTGTGTCAGCCGGGGCCTATTTGTGTGAAATCTGCACGTCGTTTCCGTTGGTTTTCATCattttcctcccactgtccaaagacctgcatgttaggttaattggtgattctaattTACCTGTTATTGTGAGCatgaatgtttttaatgtaccccacctctcgctCCGTGTCAGCTGTGATAGGCTGTAGCCCATGACTCACTGTGTAGAGTAAAGTCTAAGGGATGAAGCAATTATAGCTGATTAATGGATGAATGTTTACGCTCCGGAGCTTTAATGGAATTTAGAGGTTGACAACTCAAACTTTATACTTCTGTTGTCAGCtgattttgaaaagaaaacggCACAATTGTCTATACATATAAATAGCTCATAGAAATGTAATTACAGTGGAAACCCAACACAGAAGGATTCCACTCTCACCTTTGTTTTTGACAGGGCTAGTTCTTTGGTTTCATCTAAGAGAGGGACATAAGGACTGCAAATACGCTTTAAAATCATCAGAAATGtcatgaattattttttttctgctttagtATTGTGATCAACCAC
The Odontesthes bonariensis isolate fOdoBon6 chromosome 3, fOdoBon6.hap1, whole genome shotgun sequence DNA segment above includes these coding regions:
- the fkbp5 gene encoding peptidyl-prolyl cis-trans isomerase FKBP5 — its product is MTTDQDLPMDGPSATALFAAKGIDVTPNKDQGVIKVVKRQGLDGERPMIGDKVMVHYTGKLLTGKKFDSSRDRKEPFCFSVGRGQVVKAWDIGLLTMQIGEVCTFLCKPEYAYGASGNAGKIPPNSSVMFEMELLNIEGEILTEDGGVVRRIKGKGDGYSNPNEGGTVDVHLEGRCDGRLFDCRDVSFIVGQGEDKGIPLGVDRAMDKMQRGECCLLYLKPKYGFGSEGKPEYKIGPDKDILYEVSLKDFKRAKESWEMDLDEKLNLAFEVKNKGNQYFKAGRYHQAVIQYQRIISWLEMECGFGIEQQKKINDFVLTAHLNLALCFLRLKEFSQAVENCNKVIDLDDSNEKALFRRGEARLFRNEFSLAMADFQKVLRVNPSNRAALAQISICQSRIKEHHEQDKKIYANMFQKFAERDNKTGKTKRRRDESTRTSMNGEVGIKRRRRSQDYPS